One Vicinamibacterales bacterium DNA window includes the following coding sequences:
- a CDS encoding VTT domain-containing protein, with translation MRRLFFQLLSYFLTPAGIVSMGILDASMVFFLPLGIDFVVIIMAARTPRLSWLYVILATVGSTIGSAGTFWIGRKAGDGGLAHFVSPQRLERVKVRVERGAVVVALLALIPPPFPFTPFVLVAGAIGMRPWAFLLALSAVRTIRFGAEAALAAHYGSHILHWMRAPLFTDIVGAFSALAVIGTIVSVISLAGGPRRKSRPLRRAAWRS, from the coding sequence GTGCGGCGTCTCTTCTTCCAATTGCTGAGCTACTTCCTCACTCCCGCCGGCATCGTGTCGATGGGGATCCTCGACGCCTCGATGGTGTTCTTCCTGCCGCTCGGTATCGACTTCGTGGTCATCATCATGGCCGCACGCACGCCCCGCCTCTCGTGGCTGTACGTGATCCTCGCGACCGTGGGGTCGACGATAGGATCGGCGGGCACGTTCTGGATTGGCAGAAAAGCCGGCGATGGCGGTCTCGCCCATTTCGTCAGTCCTCAGCGGCTGGAGCGGGTCAAGGTCCGCGTGGAACGCGGTGCCGTGGTCGTCGCCCTGCTCGCGTTGATTCCACCGCCGTTTCCGTTCACCCCGTTCGTGCTCGTGGCCGGCGCGATTGGCATGCGTCCATGGGCGTTTCTGCTGGCCCTGAGCGCGGTGCGCACGATCCGGTTCGGTGCAGAGGCGGCGCTGGCCGCGCACTACGGCAGTCATATCCTGCATTGGATGCGCGCGCCGCTCTTCACTGACATCGTCGGCGCGTTCAGCGCGCTCGCCGTCATCGGGACGATTGTTTCGGTGATTTCGCTCGCCGGGGGGCCGCGCCGGAAGTCGCGGCCGTTGCGGAGGGCGGCCTGGCGTTCGTGA
- a CDS encoding FAD-dependent oxidoreductase yields MRPVPYFLDTFPTSRRPDYPRAAKEIETQVVIVGGGLTGCACAAAFAAADVRVVVLEANRVGAGETSRSAGLLRQDFDASFQESAALHGMGTARHIWQGLRRASLDFAAAARRFGVRAGLAPQDAVYVTRDGNDAGRRLQREYQARREAGVESTWLSERTLLAETGLAGAGGIRTKGDALDPYRMCLGLAKAAADRGASVYERSPVRKIRAGRKSVRVETVAASVTAEAVVIASGALPDDLRALRRHFRPRQSCFVVTGTLPAAVRRQVGSRRSAIRDTHDPPHLLRWLPDDRVLFSGAAQPPSPMPQRNRQLVPRANELMYELTTLFPAISGVPPEWAWEAIDYCSPDGLPVVGPHRNFPRHLFALGQGRHGAGVAWLAARLLLRAYLGEPVKGDDLYGFARVL; encoded by the coding sequence GTGCGGCCCGTTCCCTACTTCCTCGACACATTCCCCACGAGCCGGCGTCCCGATTATCCGCGTGCAGCGAAGGAGATCGAGACCCAGGTCGTGATCGTCGGCGGCGGATTGACCGGATGCGCGTGTGCCGCCGCGTTCGCCGCGGCTGACGTCCGGGTCGTGGTGCTCGAGGCGAACCGCGTCGGCGCCGGAGAGACGTCGCGGAGTGCGGGGCTCCTGCGTCAGGACTTCGACGCGTCGTTTCAGGAGAGCGCGGCGCTCCACGGGATGGGGACGGCCCGCCATATCTGGCAGGGCCTGCGTCGAGCGTCGCTTGATTTCGCTGCCGCCGCGCGTCGTTTCGGCGTGCGCGCGGGCCTGGCTCCGCAGGACGCCGTCTACGTCACGCGCGACGGCAACGACGCCGGCCGGCGACTCCAGCGCGAGTACCAGGCCCGCCGCGAAGCCGGCGTCGAATCGACCTGGCTGAGCGAGCGGACGCTGTTGGCGGAGACCGGGCTGGCCGGCGCAGGCGGCATCCGCACCAAAGGGGACGCGCTGGATCCGTACCGGATGTGCCTCGGCCTGGCGAAGGCGGCGGCGGATCGGGGCGCGAGCGTCTACGAGCGATCCCCCGTCCGGAAGATTCGCGCCGGACGAAAGTCGGTGCGGGTCGAGACGGTGGCGGCGAGCGTGACTGCCGAGGCCGTGGTGATTGCCTCGGGTGCGCTGCCGGATGATCTGCGCGCGCTCCGCCGCCACTTCCGGCCGCGGCAGTCGTGCTTCGTCGTGACCGGGACGCTGCCGGCAGCGGTCCGCCGGCAGGTCGGAAGCCGACGCTCGGCGATCCGCGACACGCACGATCCGCCTCACCTGCTGCGGTGGCTGCCAGACGATCGCGTGCTGTTCTCGGGCGCCGCGCAGCCGCCATCGCCGATGCCGCAGCGCAATCGGCAGCTGGTTCCCCGCGCCAACGAGCTGATGTACGAGCTCACGACGCTGTTTCCCGCGATCTCGGGGGTGCCGCCGGAGTGGGCCTGGGAAGCGATCGACTACTGTTCACCCGACGGCCTGCCGGTCGTCGGCCCGCACCGGAATTTCCCGCGTCATCTCTTCGCGCTTGGCCAGGGCCGCCACGGTGCCGGAGTGGCGTGGCTTGCGGCACGGTTGCTGCTGCGAGCCTACCTGGGCGAGCCGGTGAAGGGGGATGACTTGTACGGCTTTGCCCGGGTGCTGTAG